A genomic region of Phragmites australis chromosome 2, lpPhrAust1.1, whole genome shotgun sequence contains the following coding sequences:
- the LOC133909586 gene encoding scarecrow-like protein 3, protein MVQDEGSSSSVTSSPLQNFSNMPLHPAAAAASPTPPWLLRELRSDERGLYLIHLLLNCAAAASAGRLDAANAALEHIASLAAPDGDAMQRVAAAFAEALARRALRAWPGLCRALLLPRAAPTPAEFAAARRHFLELCPFLRLAGAAANQSILEAMESERIVHVIDLGGADATQWLELLHLLAARPEGPPHLRLTAVHEHKDVLTQTAMVLTKEAERLDVPFQFNPVVSRLDALDVESLRVKTGEALAITSSLQLHCLLASDDDSGEAAVGGKDKDRRSPESGLSLSTSRADAFLGALWGLSPKVMVVTEQEASHNAPALTERFVEALNYYAALFDCLEVVAARGSVERARVERWMLGEEIKNIVACDGAERRERHERLERWARRLEGAGFVRVPLSYYALLQARRVAQGLGCDGFKLREEKGSFFLCWQDRALVSVSAWRGRRFD, encoded by the coding sequence ATGGTCCAGGACGAAGGCTCGTCGTCGTCGGTCACATCATCGCCGCTGCAGAACTTCTCCAACATGCCGCTTcacccggccgccgccgccgcgtccccgACGCCGCCCTGGCTGCTCCGGGAGTTACGCTCCGACGAGCGCGGACTCTACCtcatccacctcctcctcaactGCGCCGCCGCGGCGTCGGCGGGGCGGCTCGACGCCGCCAACGCCGCGCTGGAGCACATCGCCTCGCTCGCAGCGCCCGACGGCGACGCCATGCAGCGCGTGGCGGCCGCCTTCGCTGAGGCGCTGGCCAGGCGCGCGCTCCGGGCGTGGCCGGGCCTGTGCCGGGCGCTGCTCCTGCCCCGCGCGGCGCCCACACCGGCGGAGTTTGCCGCCGCGCGGCGGCACTTCCTCGAGCTATGCCCTTTCCTccgcctcgccggcgccgccgccaacCAGTCCATCCTGGAAGCCATGGAGTCCGAGAGGATCGTTCACGTCATCGACCTCGGCGGCGCGGACGCCACCCAATGGCTGgagctcctccacctcctcgccgcgcGCCCTGAGGGTCCGCCCCACCTCCGCCTCACTGCCGTCCACGAGCACAAGGACGTCCTCACCCAGACGGCCATGGTCCTCACGAAAGAGGCCGAGCGCCTGGACGTCCCCTTCCAGTTCAACCCCGTGGTCTCCCGCCTGGACGCGCTCGACGTCGAGTCCCTCCGCGTGAAGACCGGCGAGGCGCTGGCCATCACCTCCAGTCTCCAGCTGCACTGCCTCCTCGCCTCCGACGACGACTCCGGCGAGGCCGCCGTCGGCGGCAAGGACAAGGACAGGCGCAGCCCGGAGTCCGGTCTGTCCCTGTCGACGTCCCGCGCGGACGCGTTCCTTGGCGCGCTGTGGGGGCTGTCGCCGAAAGTGATGGTGGTGACGGAGCAGGAGGCGAGTCACAACGCGCCGGCGCTGACGGAGCGGTTTGTGGAGGCGCTCAACTACTACGCGGCGCTATTCGACTGCCTGGAGGTGGTCGCGGCGCGCGGGTCGGTGGAGCGCGCGCGGGTGGAGCGGTGGATGCTCGGGGAGGAGATCAAGAACATCGTGGCGTGCGACGGAGCGGAGCGGCGCGAGCGGCACGAGCGGCTGGAGCGGTGGGCGCGGCGGTTGGAGGGTGCCGGCTTCGTGCGCGTGCCGCTCAGCTACTACGCGCTGCTGCAGGCGCGGCGGGTGGCGCAGGGCCTCGGCTGCGACGGCTTCAAGTTGCGTGAGGagaagggctccttcttcctgTGCTGGCAAGACCGCGCTCTCGTCTCCGTCTCCGCCTGGCGCGGCCGCCGCTTCGACTGA
- the LOC133909587 gene encoding uncharacterized protein LOC133909587: MARASGSGSGESDFSVVVLGSDFATDAGAALLSRADREEWHDCVPDLAAPADDFSDLEELQVVRVQGSDRAARRVVRVVGKFFPAQVIDGERLKRYVFHKLRTELPEGPFCILYVHSTVQSDDNNPGMSILRTIYEELPPEYKERLQVFYFLHPGLRSRLAIATLGRLFLSGGLYWKIKYISRLEYLWGDIRKGEVEIPEFVIEHDKVLEHRPLTDYGIEPDPLHLSDVPAVGYSLGRYEDKWSPEDRWYSSNYM, from the exons ATGGCGCGGGCGTCGGGCTCAGGTAGCGGCGAGAGCGACTTCTCCGTGGTCGTGCTGGGCTCCGACTTCGCGACGGACGCCGGCGCCGCGCTCCTCTCCCGCGCCGACCGCGAGGAGTGGCACGACTGCGTCCCTGACCTTGCCGCGCCCGCTGACGACTTCTCCGACCTCGAGGAGCTCCAGGTCGTCCGCGTCCAGGGAAGCGACAGGGCCGCCCGCCGCGTCGTCCGTGTCGTCGGCAAGTTCTTCCCGG CTCAAGTAATTGATGGTGAACGTCTGAAGAGGTATGTGTTCCACAAGCTGCGCACTGAATTACCAGAGGGTCCATTCTGCATTTTGTACGTGCACAGTACTGTACAGTCAGATGACAACAACCCGGGGATGTCAATCTTGAGGACGATTTATGAGGAGCTTCCACCTGAATACAAGGAAAGGCTTCAAGTATTCTACTTCTTACATCCTGGGCTTCGCTCTAGGCTGGCCATTGCCACGCTTGGCAGGCTATTCTTAAGTGGAGG GTTGTATTGGAAAATCAAGTACATCAGTCGACTAGAATATCTCTGGGGGGATATAAGAAAAGGGGAGGTCGAAATACCAGAGTTTGTTATTGAGCATGACAAAGTTCTTGAGCACCGACCACTGACCGATTATGGTATAGAACCTGATCCTCTACATCTTTCTGATGTACCTGCTGTGGGGTACTCGCTTGGAAGGTATGAAGATAAATGGTCTCCTGAAGATCGATGGTATTCTAGCAATTACATGTGA